The Salvelinus sp. IW2-2015 unplaced genomic scaffold, ASM291031v2 Un_scaffold3967, whole genome shotgun sequence DNA window GTTCATACCCAGTATGTTGAGGTTGAAGTGTCTGCTGTGGTCTCCTGCTCTGTTGTGTTGAATAattcatgtatatactgtagtagttATTTATAAATGTTAGAAAACCTAGCTAAATACCATTTCAGAAATGTGGCCTTAATATTAAATGGTGAGCAAACGGAAATGCCTTACAAATGGTTTATTACTGAatgttattataaagtgttacccataaTTGCATATTTTTGCATTTTACCATCAACTACTTACACAAAACAGAAGTTATTTAGACCTGGACGTTATCTGATATAATGCATTATTGTACATTTCAACTTTAATACACATGATGAAGACGTTGTGTCACAAACGAGCCACTAGAGGGAGATGTTAAACAACATATAGAATGATTCATGACGTCCTCAGAATGTACAATTAGAATACTTACTTACTATTTGTCAATAAGTAACACGGAACAACGACAGACTTGGGTATTTGGAGTACACAATCCACAATGACTACAATGTCTTTWAWAAAAACAAGCTTATGCCTTCTTATGCCATCTCCAATTCATTCCATTCCAATCCAGACAAATAATTCTGTATCAACACCACATGTATCTATGATGACAACACTGAGATAAGTCATGTCGGTGTATTGTTACATGAAATAATTACAAAAATTGTAGCACAAAACTATATCAAACCTATGTTTGCCGAACTAGTGAATCATATTATAGGAACTATAAACGTCTTATCTTCAAAGTTAAAATAAGTTTAGCTGTCACTTTGAACCATGGATAAAAGAAAGCATAAATTATTGGATTAATTAAGGAATTAACAAGTGCCAGATAACTGGTGAAATATGCTATTAAATGATCACCTATAACAGAAATAACAAAGTAAATTAATAGAGATGGAATCCAACAAATTAAATAGTTGAAAACAACAATAGCTAGAGTTTTTGCTGCTTTTCTCTCAGACTTATTTGCCTGTACAGTTTTAACACCAGACACACTGACAGCCTCTTTAGAAAATACCTTTCTGGCCTGTGATCTGGCCACCACAAAGATTTTCATATAAAGTGTTATAATAATAGAGCATGGGACAACCAGTGTAAATACAATGTAAATTATATTAACCCATGTTATTCCTTCAACAATAATACATTCTGCCAAACACCTACTGGGTGTCTGTACATTTACAAAGTTTTTTAAAATAACAGCATCGTATATGATACAACAACACCAGGTAATGGATATAATACAGATAGTtcctgttattgttattttagagtggtacaataagggatcacacacagcaacatagcGGTCAATAGATATCAAGACCAAATTACCCAGAGATAAAGTAGTACATAAAAAAGTAATGAAGAaatgaaacacacagaaatattcaCCAAAACCCCAGCATGATTCCATTATTGCTATTGTAATTACTGGTATCACAACCAGTCCCACCAGGAGAtctgacacagccagagagaggatgagcaggttggttggagtgtggagctgcttgaagtgagagatggagatgatcaCCAGTAAGTTCAAAAATACTGTAACCGCTGAAATCAATGAGAAGAAGATGTACAGTGTTATGTAGATAGATGTCGATAGCAAAGCCTTTCTGCAAGAAGAGTTTCTCTCTTGAAAACAGTATTGAACATCTTCCTTTTTCTCCATTTGTAATAAAAGGTAAAAATGCTGAGGTCCTGCTCCTGCTTGGTCCTGTGTGTGACCCTGTCAGGTCCGCCTTCTGACAAACTCTGAGCTCTGCCTCTCTATTTATCCCTGAGTTACTGACAGACACTCCCCTCCTCAGGATCtctctgcacgcacacacacacacacacacgcacgcacgcacacacacacacacacacacacacacaaacgtgagRACACAAATGAACAAACGTTTGGATAAACAAATAATTAATGAAAGCATGATGTAATGTAATACG harbors:
- the LOC139026140 gene encoding trace amine-associated receptor 13c-like, translated to MEKKEDVQYCFQERNSSCRKALLSTSIYITLYIFFSLISAVTVFLNLLVIISISHFKQLHTPTNLLILSLAVSDLLVGLVVIPVITIAIMESCWGFGEYFCVFHFFITFLCTTLSLGNLVLISIDRYVAVCDPLLYHSKITITGTICIISITWCCCIIYDAVILKNFVNVQTPSRCLAECIIVEGITWVNIIYIVFTLVVPCSIIITLYMKIFVVARSQARKVFSKEAVSVSGVKTVQANKSERKAAKTLAIVVFNYLICWIPSLLIYFVISVIGDHLIAYFTSYLALVNSLINPIIYAFFYPWFKVTAKLILTLKIRRL